The following coding sequences lie in one Vibrio splendidus genomic window:
- a CDS encoding extracellular solute-binding protein, with protein sequence MNKLILAGVLSATAAMPAFATTQVTWWHAMGGQLGETVNKIATDFNASQDDYKITPIYKGSYTETLTAGIAAYRAGEAPNILQVFDAGAATIMNAKGVAKPVQDILVESGYNFNSNDYLAGVRNFYADNQGKMVGMPFNSSTPVLYYNKDLLAEVGAEAPKTYEELEVVAKKLTAEGHIAFSQSLTPWIMFENFKSRHNLPVSDQNNGYDGLSTKIMFNTKDMMMHVSKMKEWSDLGYYKYYGSDWDANQTPFERQEVAMWMGSSGSFGGLRNRVPFELGTTYLPYWKSVNPDAGLTFIGGAALFALNGHDQKQDKGVAAFFDYLTKPETQVYWHKTTGYVPVTTAAYELVKESGYYKDQPDAEVGVKQLSLKSGEWTKGYRLGYYPQIREVMHREFDNIFAGRSSVENSLNKVEDESSKLLKRFARTMN encoded by the coding sequence ATGAATAAGCTAATTTTGGCAGGCGTTCTTTCCGCAACAGCGGCAATGCCAGCGTTCGCAACGACTCAAGTCACTTGGTGGCACGCAATGGGCGGCCAACTTGGAGAAACCGTCAATAAGATTGCGACTGACTTTAATGCGTCACAAGATGATTACAAGATCACGCCAATCTATAAAGGTTCATACACAGAGACCTTAACAGCGGGTATCGCAGCATATCGAGCAGGCGAAGCTCCTAACATTCTACAAGTATTCGATGCCGGTGCTGCAACCATCATGAACGCTAAAGGCGTCGCCAAACCGGTACAAGATATTCTGGTTGAGTCTGGCTACAACTTTAATTCGAACGACTACCTAGCGGGCGTTCGTAACTTCTATGCAGACAACCAAGGCAAGATGGTTGGTATGCCTTTCAACAGTTCGACACCGGTTCTTTACTACAACAAAGATCTTCTTGCGGAAGTGGGAGCCGAAGCACCTAAAACTTATGAAGAACTCGAAGTGGTTGCTAAGAAACTGACGGCCGAAGGGCACATCGCGTTTTCTCAATCTCTAACGCCATGGATTATGTTCGAGAACTTTAAGTCTCGCCATAACCTACCAGTCTCTGACCAGAACAACGGCTACGACGGCCTGTCCACCAAAATCATGTTCAACACCAAAGATATGATGATGCACGTTAGCAAGATGAAAGAGTGGTCAGATCTAGGTTACTACAAGTATTACGGCAGCGATTGGGATGCAAACCAAACGCCTTTCGAGCGTCAAGAAGTGGCAATGTGGATGGGTTCTTCAGGTTCATTCGGTGGCTTACGTAACCGCGTACCTTTCGAGCTAGGCACAACTTACCTTCCATACTGGAAATCGGTTAACCCAGATGCCGGCTTAACCTTCATTGGTGGTGCCGCTCTGTTTGCATTAAATGGCCATGACCAGAAACAGGACAAAGGTGTTGCCGCGTTCTTTGATTACCTGACAAAGCCTGAAACTCAAGTTTACTGGCACAAAACCACTGGCTATGTACCTGTAACAACTGCTGCCTATGAACTAGTAAAAGAGTCTGGTTACTACAAAGACCAGCCAGATGCAGAAGTGGGCGTAAAGCAGCTTAGCCTGAAATCGGGCGAGTGGACTAAAGGCTACCGCCTAGGTTATTACCCGCAGATCCGTGAAGTGATGCACCGTGAGTTCGATAACATCTTCGCAGGCCGATCTAGTGTCGAGAACAGCCTAAACAAGGTCGAAGATGAGAGCAGCAAACTACTGAAACGCTTCGCTCGAACGATGAACTAA
- a CDS encoding ABC transporter permease subunit has protein sequence MERRQQFFHSPLPYLFLAPQILIIAVFFIYPAAKAVYLSFMLEDPWGTSSIFVWFENYQMLFESSEYLNSIGFTLMFAIVVSFLSLALALLLAVKADNIIHGQGVYKVTLTWVYAVAPAIAGVIGAFLFNPHIGVFTEIFAVIGWDFSFQTDPVDATFALILVSVWKQVSVNFIYFLAGLQSISYAVKEAAMLDCISDSKRFWTITFPLLAPTGFFLLVINLTYSFFETFGVIDTMTNGGPGGGTTSLVYKVYRDGFVGADLGGSSAQSVVLLLLVLTLTFIQFRVVEKRVHY, from the coding sequence GTGGAACGACGTCAGCAATTCTTTCACTCTCCGCTGCCTTACCTATTTTTGGCGCCTCAGATCCTCATCATTGCCGTTTTCTTTATCTACCCAGCAGCAAAGGCGGTTTACCTTTCATTTATGCTGGAAGACCCTTGGGGCACCTCATCTATATTCGTCTGGTTTGAGAATTACCAAATGCTATTCGAATCGAGCGAGTACCTGAACTCGATTGGATTTACTTTGATGTTCGCGATTGTGGTCTCTTTCTTATCACTTGCCTTGGCTCTGCTGCTTGCCGTGAAAGCCGACAACATCATTCACGGACAAGGCGTATACAAAGTCACCCTCACTTGGGTTTATGCGGTTGCGCCCGCGATAGCAGGCGTTATCGGTGCTTTCTTGTTTAACCCACACATTGGCGTGTTTACCGAAATATTTGCGGTTATAGGTTGGGACTTTAGCTTTCAGACCGATCCTGTTGATGCCACGTTTGCTCTGATTTTGGTGTCCGTGTGGAAACAAGTTTCGGTGAATTTCATCTACTTTCTGGCTGGGCTTCAATCGATCTCTTACGCCGTAAAAGAAGCAGCGATGTTGGATTGTATCAGTGACTCGAAACGTTTCTGGACCATCACTTTCCCACTACTGGCCCCTACTGGCTTCTTTCTGTTGGTCATCAACCTCACCTACTCCTTCTTTGAAACCTTTGGCGTGATAGACACCATGACCAATGGCGGTCCGGGCGGAGGCACAACGTCGTTAGTCTACAAGGTGTATCGAGATGGCTTTGTTGGCGCAGATTTAGGCGGCAGCTCTGCACAGTCTGTTGTGTTGTTACTACTGGTCCTCACTCTTACATTTATCCAGTTTCGCGTTGTAGAAAAGCGTGTTCATTACTAG
- the ugpE gene encoding sn-glycerol-3-phosphate ABC transporter permease UgpE → MKSNKVSDHLILIAGMLFMLVPIWLIFASSTHNPNTIVSEGLQWLPGDNFTAIYSEAWNKSMGFSGEVTASKMIANSMIMGLGFAIGKIIISMMAAYALVYFRLPYATAWFWLIFVTLLLPLEVRIIPSYEVVAGLGLLNSYTGLILPLIASATATFFFRQFFKTIPDELLEAAQLDNAGPFRFFVDILLPLSKTMIAAIFIIMFVVGWNQYLWPIMMTTDEGYNTIVMGIKQVLNNINETSLPRYDYAFAMVILAMLPPVLVVVVFQRWFVKGLVESEK, encoded by the coding sequence ATGAAAAGTAATAAGGTCTCTGACCACCTAATTTTAATTGCTGGGATGCTGTTTATGTTAGTCCCTATCTGGCTAATCTTTGCCAGTTCAACCCACAATCCAAACACCATTGTCAGCGAAGGCCTGCAATGGCTACCGGGCGATAACTTTACGGCTATTTATAGCGAAGCTTGGAACAAAAGTATGGGCTTCAGTGGCGAAGTCACCGCCAGTAAAATGATCGCCAACTCAATGATCATGGGGCTAGGTTTTGCGATCGGTAAGATCATCATTTCGATGATGGCGGCGTATGCTTTGGTCTACTTTCGACTGCCTTACGCCACGGCGTGGTTTTGGTTGATCTTCGTAACGCTGCTACTGCCATTAGAAGTTCGTATTATCCCTTCCTATGAAGTTGTCGCAGGGCTTGGGCTTCTTAATAGCTACACAGGGTTGATTCTACCTTTGATCGCATCAGCCACCGCGACCTTCTTTTTTAGACAGTTCTTCAAAACCATCCCCGATGAATTGTTAGAAGCCGCCCAGTTAGATAACGCAGGTCCATTTCGATTCTTTGTCGATATCTTGCTGCCTCTATCTAAAACCATGATCGCCGCGATCTTCATCATCATGTTTGTTGTGGGTTGGAACCAATACTTATGGCCGATCATGATGACTACCGATGAAGGCTACAACACCATCGTGATGGGCATAAAACAAGTACTCAACAACATCAATGAAACCAGTTTACCGCGCTATGACTATGCTTTCGCCATGGTGATTTTAGCCATGTTGCCACCCGTTTTAGTGGTGGTTGTATTTCAGCGTTGGTTTGTAAAAGGGCTAGTAGAAAGTGAAAAATAA
- a CDS encoding sn-glycerol-3-phosphate import ATP-binding protein UgpC: MKNNNDTTQMNNNRIQSLDEYKTSQLPSHQTIHKNTEDTSMPNLKQTLAHNQATHDRTRKAATMLGIKNLVKTYENGHQAVKGVSLDIDEGEFLVLVGPSGCGKSSILRSIAGLESISGGEIHLGGRRVDTEKPALRDIAMVFQNYALYPHMTVYKNLAYGLKNRGVSQHLIEEKIERVAKTLKIEEYLDRKPAKLSGGQRQRVAMGRAIVRDPQLFLFDEPLSNLDASLRAHMRLEIKKLQRELGVTSVYVTHDQVEAMTLADRIVVLNNGQIEQVGTPREVYHQPASTFVASFIGSPAMNFLPATLDDGYLEIGDQQMYLPEYAHVKNTAITLGIRPEHSEVCADLVMNTLPLELRISVVEPLGPNQLVHGLVNEQPFIAVTPETTLCQAVPLGLSIDKSNLHIFDNLGKRIHPNNFTSQESHEDATSLTTALA; the protein is encoded by the coding sequence GTGAAAAATAATAACGACACAACTCAAATGAACAATAACCGCATTCAATCACTTGATGAGTACAAGACGTCTCAGCTGCCTTCTCACCAAACTATTCACAAAAATACAGAGGACACCTCGATGCCAAACTTAAAGCAGACGCTAGCGCACAACCAAGCCACTCACGATCGTACGCGTAAAGCTGCCACCATGTTGGGTATCAAAAACTTGGTCAAGACGTATGAAAACGGCCATCAAGCCGTCAAAGGAGTCTCGCTTGATATCGATGAAGGTGAGTTCCTTGTTTTGGTGGGTCCTTCTGGTTGTGGCAAGTCTTCTATTTTGCGATCCATTGCGGGTTTGGAAAGCATCTCTGGTGGCGAGATTCACTTAGGTGGCCGTCGGGTTGATACAGAGAAACCTGCCCTGCGTGATATCGCGATGGTCTTTCAAAATTATGCGCTCTACCCTCACATGACGGTGTACAAAAACCTAGCTTATGGCTTAAAGAATCGAGGAGTCAGTCAGCACCTTATTGAAGAGAAAATTGAGAGAGTTGCCAAAACGCTGAAAATCGAAGAATACCTAGACCGCAAGCCAGCCAAGCTTTCTGGTGGTCAACGTCAACGTGTTGCTATGGGGCGAGCAATCGTTCGCGATCCGCAACTGTTCCTGTTTGACGAACCTTTGTCTAACCTAGATGCCTCACTGCGTGCTCACATGAGATTAGAAATCAAAAAGCTACAACGCGAGCTTGGTGTGACCAGTGTTTACGTCACTCATGATCAAGTTGAAGCCATGACACTGGCTGACAGAATCGTGGTACTCAACAACGGTCAAATAGAGCAAGTAGGAACACCAAGAGAGGTCTACCACCAGCCAGCCAGTACCTTTGTGGCAAGCTTCATTGGCAGCCCAGCGATGAATTTCTTACCAGCAACACTCGACGACGGCTACCTTGAGATTGGCGACCAGCAAATGTACTTGCCCGAATACGCCCACGTAAAAAATACAGCCATCACACTTGGTATTCGCCCAGAACACTCTGAGGTTTGTGCCGATTTAGTCATGAACACGTTGCCGCTTGAATTACGCATCAGCGTGGTTGAGCCTTTAGGGCCAAATCAATTGGTTCATGGCCTTGTAAACGAACAACCCTTTATTGCAGTGACACCCGAAACGACGCTGTGCCAAGCTGTCCCTCTCGGGCTAAGCATCGATAAATCCAACCTGCATATTTTTGACAATCTTGGCAAACGCATTCACCCAAATAACTTCACATCACAGGAGTCACACGAAGATGCGACAAGCTTAACGACGGCTCTAGCTTAA
- a CDS encoding glycerophosphodiester phosphodiesterase family protein, giving the protein MSSIIVGHRGVAGTHPENTKASIEQAAKLGLKWIEVDIQPTQDDQLVVCHDHTLERCSDGKGRVDEHTLAELRQLDFGRWKSEQFAGEKILTLEELLALVEQHDLSVNLEIKVDSRHQAPYVVDLLHDELIRSNLDTDKVLLSSFSHKVVTEMARHLPRYRVGVITEQLTQDDLMLINEVKAFSCHMNYEHVDQIDLDTLNKANIQAWCYTVNDPSHFKLISKVDAVFTDFPNQFNPIN; this is encoded by the coding sequence ATGTCGTCTATCATCGTAGGTCATCGGGGTGTCGCAGGTACTCACCCAGAAAATACCAAAGCAAGCATTGAACAAGCGGCTAAACTCGGCTTGAAATGGATTGAAGTTGATATTCAGCCCACTCAGGATGACCAACTGGTCGTTTGTCACGATCACACGCTTGAGCGCTGCAGCGATGGCAAGGGTCGAGTTGATGAACACACCCTTGCTGAACTGCGTCAGCTCGATTTTGGCCGTTGGAAGTCTGAGCAGTTCGCTGGAGAAAAAATACTGACGTTGGAAGAGTTACTCGCACTTGTTGAGCAGCATGATCTTAGCGTCAACCTCGAAATTAAAGTCGACAGCCGACATCAAGCCCCTTATGTGGTTGATTTGCTGCACGACGAGTTGATTCGCTCAAATCTAGACACCGATAAGGTCTTACTTTCGAGCTTCAGCCATAAGGTGGTTACTGAAATGGCTCGTCATTTACCGAGATATCGAGTGGGAGTAATCACAGAGCAACTGACTCAAGATGATCTTATGCTCATCAATGAGGTCAAAGCGTTCAGCTGTCACATGAACTATGAACACGTTGATCAGATCGATCTTGACACTCTCAACAAAGCGAACATTCAAGCATGGTGCTACACCGTCAATGATCCGTCTCACTTCAAGCTTATCTCAAAAGTAGACGCTGTATTTACTGATTTTCCGAATCAATTTAACCCTATAAATTGA
- a CDS encoding sulfite exporter TauE/SafE family protein: protein MDLIFSPTFPILGAIFIFAAIVRGFSGFGFTLVALPLSALFVPVIELVPVFMLIDLLGNIQLLPKVKHHVNWRWVSKVFVPCLAFTPVGLLLLKSVSQDTIILIISAFIFASAIMIYKGFQYKSEPRFAPYILGSLAGVMNGAASMSGPPVGTHALASPVAPHIARAGLIAFFVLADSSAFVTASIAGLVDRDVVWLTLALLPSSMFGGYVGSKLFERFGGAKFKPVTIALLIVIAIFSAGRVIL, encoded by the coding sequence ATGGATCTCATTTTTAGTCCAACCTTCCCAATTTTGGGTGCAATCTTCATTTTCGCCGCTATTGTTCGTGGCTTCTCAGGTTTTGGTTTCACCTTAGTGGCATTGCCATTGAGTGCGTTATTCGTGCCTGTTATCGAACTGGTTCCTGTTTTCATGCTGATCGACCTGTTAGGCAATATCCAATTGCTGCCGAAGGTTAAACATCACGTAAATTGGCGATGGGTTTCAAAGGTATTTGTCCCTTGTTTGGCCTTCACGCCCGTCGGCTTGCTGTTACTCAAATCCGTTAGCCAAGACACGATCATCTTGATCATCAGTGCCTTCATTTTTGCGTCAGCAATCATGATCTACAAAGGGTTCCAATACAAAAGCGAACCTAGATTTGCTCCCTATATTCTAGGCAGCCTTGCGGGGGTAATGAATGGCGCAGCTTCAATGTCTGGCCCTCCGGTTGGCACGCATGCATTGGCAAGTCCTGTCGCACCACACATTGCCAGAGCCGGCCTGATTGCGTTCTTTGTACTAGCTGATTCTAGCGCCTTTGTTACGGCCTCTATCGCAGGGTTAGTCGATCGTGATGTGGTCTGGCTTACTCTAGCACTCTTACCAAGCAGCATGTTTGGCGGCTATGTCGGTTCAAAATTGTTTGAGAGGTTTGGTGGGGCGAAGTTCAAGCCAGTCACGATTGCACTGCTCATTGTGATTGCTATCTTCAGTGCAGGTCGAGTCATACTGTAA
- a CDS encoding L,D-transpeptidase family protein — MRLIWPLSLCLLFSTSLAYAEKLVVDKIVSDATAIETIVFESAPSHSSRTPTSSVTSNSKHVIVMDDALEGDSQQKVTQLSQRSSLDPSQSSSLGQPQSSSQEFYTLPDASSGIDPLLQVVTLVKVDKSKRRMYLLKGEEVVQEFRIALGKQPRGHKRFEGDNRTPEGQYQLDYVMEESDFYRSVHINYPRSSDMQWAQKNDVDPGGNIKIHGIKNGERRSPSFIQSFDWTDGCIALTNQDMDEFIQLVKMGTPIHIEW; from the coding sequence GTGCGTTTGATTTGGCCTTTATCGTTATGCTTACTCTTTTCTACTTCGCTCGCTTATGCGGAGAAGCTCGTCGTTGATAAAATTGTGTCTGATGCGACCGCTATCGAAACCATTGTATTTGAGTCAGCACCTTCCCATTCTAGTCGCACACCTACGTCATCGGTCACCTCGAATTCGAAGCATGTCATTGTTATGGACGATGCTCTTGAAGGGGACTCTCAACAAAAGGTCACCCAGCTTTCTCAACGCTCTTCACTAGATCCATCTCAAAGCTCTTCATTAGGTCAACCTCAAAGTTCCTCTCAAGAGTTTTACACTCTACCTGACGCGTCTTCTGGCATAGACCCGTTATTGCAAGTGGTCACCTTAGTTAAAGTCGACAAATCTAAACGTAGAATGTATCTGCTCAAAGGGGAGGAAGTGGTTCAGGAATTTCGTATTGCGCTAGGTAAACAACCGAGAGGGCATAAGCGCTTTGAAGGGGACAACCGAACGCCAGAAGGGCAATACCAGCTCGACTATGTTATGGAAGAATCAGACTTCTACCGCTCGGTGCATATCAACTACCCGCGATCATCAGATATGCAGTGGGCACAAAAAAATGATGTTGATCCTGGGGGCAATATCAAGATCCACGGAATCAAGAATGGTGAGCGTCGTTCACCTAGTTTTATACAAAGCTTCGATTGGACGGATGGTTGTATTGCATTAACCAATCAAGATATGGATGAGTTCATCCAACTCGTAAAAATGGGTACCCCTATCCATATTGAATGGTAG
- a CDS encoding GNAT family N-acetyltransferase translates to MQIRTAKVTDISSILELSEQINRQHHLGAPMVFAPPSLGFTDSEEYWLGLMIDPVGAFFVAVDEQQVVGFLAGKVTQNKGVSFIQPHKVARVNTIVVNDQVQSQGVGRALMKSFNQWAQASGAIELRLEVMEFNQQAQGFYESLGMETQSRTMSMRFEEI, encoded by the coding sequence ATGCAAATTCGGACTGCCAAGGTCACTGATATAAGCTCGATCTTAGAGCTCTCAGAGCAGATAAATCGTCAACATCATCTTGGTGCTCCGATGGTATTTGCGCCACCTTCATTGGGTTTTACCGACAGTGAAGAGTACTGGTTAGGGTTGATGATCGATCCTGTAGGGGCTTTCTTCGTTGCCGTTGATGAGCAACAAGTGGTCGGCTTCTTAGCCGGGAAGGTGACACAGAACAAAGGGGTGAGCTTTATTCAGCCGCATAAGGTGGCAAGAGTGAATACGATTGTGGTTAACGATCAAGTTCAAAGCCAAGGTGTCGGTCGAGCTTTAATGAAGTCATTCAATCAGTGGGCTCAAGCGAGCGGTGCTATCGAGCTTAGGTTAGAAGTGATGGAGTTCAACCAGCAAGCTCAGGGTTTTTATGAGTCGTTAGGGATGGAAACTCAATCTCGAACCATGTCCATGCGTTTTGAGGAGATTTAA
- a CDS encoding Gfo/Idh/MocA family protein: protein MIKFAVIGTNWITQKFVQAAHESQSMQLAAVYSRNLDSAAQFAQEFDVETTYNSLDALANDKTVEAVYIASPNSLHCEQSIFMMEHGKHVICEKPVASNIDEATRMFEVAEKNGVVLFEAYKSQFLPNFKQVQLGLEKIGKVHKAHINYCQYSSRYQKYLNGENPNTFNPAFSNGSLVDIGFYCVAATVALFGKPENAQASAKLLDSGVDAHGCAIFQYPEFDVTLAHSKVSDSYTPSEIQGELGAIIIDHIAECTDIKIRYRDGTVENLTQAQSENSMCYEAQAFASCIAGDDTTQAQAQQRALTVAKLITEMRQQVGVVYPADK from the coding sequence ATGATTAAGTTTGCTGTAATTGGAACCAATTGGATTACACAAAAGTTTGTTCAAGCTGCTCACGAATCTCAATCAATGCAACTTGCTGCGGTTTACTCTCGAAATCTAGACAGCGCGGCACAGTTCGCCCAAGAGTTTGACGTTGAAACGACGTATAACTCACTCGACGCATTGGCCAATGACAAAACGGTTGAAGCCGTATACATCGCTTCACCGAACTCACTCCATTGCGAACAGTCCATCTTCATGATGGAGCACGGCAAACATGTCATCTGTGAAAAGCCTGTCGCATCGAATATTGATGAAGCAACCCGAATGTTTGAGGTCGCTGAGAAAAACGGTGTGGTGCTGTTTGAGGCGTATAAATCTCAGTTTCTACCGAACTTTAAGCAAGTTCAACTAGGGTTAGAGAAGATTGGCAAGGTACATAAGGCACACATCAACTACTGCCAGTATTCATCACGCTACCAAAAATACCTAAATGGTGAGAACCCAAACACCTTCAACCCAGCTTTTTCTAACGGCTCATTGGTCGATATTGGCTTCTACTGTGTTGCCGCGACAGTCGCGTTATTTGGCAAACCTGAAAATGCACAGGCTTCTGCAAAGCTGCTTGATTCAGGTGTCGATGCTCATGGCTGTGCGATCTTCCAATACCCTGAGTTTGATGTGACTCTTGCGCACTCCAAAGTCAGTGATTCTTATACGCCAAGTGAGATCCAAGGTGAACTAGGAGCGATCATCATCGATCACATCGCCGAATGCACCGACATTAAGATCCGCTACCGCGATGGCACGGTAGAAAACCTCACTCAAGCACAAAGCGAAAATTCAATGTGTTACGAGGCGCAAGCCTTTGCTAGTTGCATTGCTGGAGACGACACAACACAAGCGCAAGCCCAACAGCGCGCTTTAACGGTTGCCAAGTTAATTACAGAGATGCGCCAACAAGTTGGTGTCGTTTATCCGGCAGACAAATAA
- the grxB gene encoding glutaredoxin 2 — translation MKLYIYDHCPFCARVAYIAQSLGLNIELVSVDYDDAQTLIDLIGKKMVPVLQKNDGSIMAESLDIIVYFMDLKSSDEQREPSEQAALFQSRAFPLTQQIGRPRWWNLDLAEYRSAGAKEAWRTSKETEGFNFEELLEKTPQYVQLINPLLKDAELLLDLENGESSLPLVDQALYFSMLRGFCVEPSITWPPALERWLEKQSQTLGIKLLR, via the coding sequence ATGAAGCTTTACATTTACGACCACTGCCCTTTCTGTGCAAGAGTTGCCTACATCGCTCAATCTTTAGGCTTGAACATCGAACTTGTTTCTGTGGATTATGATGATGCCCAAACCCTTATCGATCTGATCGGTAAGAAGATGGTGCCAGTCCTACAGAAAAACGACGGTTCTATTATGGCTGAAAGCCTAGACATCATTGTTTACTTCATGGATTTGAAATCAAGTGACGAGCAACGTGAGCCGTCTGAGCAGGCTGCGCTTTTTCAAAGCCGCGCTTTCCCTCTTACTCAACAGATCGGACGCCCACGTTGGTGGAACCTCGACTTGGCTGAATATCGCTCTGCTGGAGCCAAAGAAGCTTGGCGTACAAGTAAAGAGACCGAAGGTTTTAACTTTGAAGAGCTCTTAGAAAAGACCCCACAATACGTTCAACTGATTAACCCATTACTGAAAGATGCAGAGCTTCTATTGGATCTAGAGAATGGTGAATCATCGCTACCTTTAGTTGATCAAGCACTCTATTTCTCAATGCTTCGTGGCTTCTGTGTTGAACCAAGCATCACATGGCCACCAGCACTTGAGCGTTGGTTAGAAAAACAGAGTCAAACGTTAGGCATTAAGCTTCTTCGCTAA
- the ppsR gene encoding posphoenolpyruvate synthetase regulatory kinase/phosphorylase PpsR gives MQIDIQSRDVFYVSDGTAITCETLGHVVLGQFPFEANEKTFPFVESEDKLSDLLKEIEISYRDTGNHPLVFFSIVIPDIKQKLLEAPAHCYDVLESIVQKVQDDTQMAPVPKLQRSRSVNKDSVKYFDRIAAIEYTLAHDDGITLKGLEEADIILLGVSRSGKTPTSLYMAMQFGLRVANYPFIHDDLARLKLLPEFEIYRHKLFGLTIDAERLTEIRENRLAGSEYASDSQCLYELQTVESMFRREAIPYINTSSLSVEEISTRILERTGLRRRLL, from the coding sequence ATGCAAATTGATATCCAAAGTCGTGATGTATTCTATGTTTCTGATGGAACTGCCATAACATGTGAGACTTTAGGGCATGTTGTTCTAGGTCAATTCCCATTCGAAGCTAATGAAAAAACCTTCCCGTTTGTCGAAAGTGAAGACAAACTTTCTGATTTATTAAAAGAGATCGAAATTTCGTATCGTGATACGGGCAACCACCCGTTGGTCTTTTTTTCGATTGTGATTCCAGATATCAAGCAGAAGCTCTTGGAGGCACCAGCGCATTGTTATGACGTGCTAGAGAGTATTGTGCAGAAAGTGCAAGACGATACCCAAATGGCCCCTGTGCCTAAGCTGCAGCGCTCACGTAGTGTTAATAAAGATTCAGTGAAGTACTTCGACCGTATTGCTGCGATTGAATACACGCTGGCTCATGATGATGGCATCACGCTGAAAGGGCTTGAAGAGGCGGATATCATCCTATTGGGTGTGTCTCGAAGCGGTAAGACACCGACAAGTTTGTATATGGCGATGCAGTTTGGCTTGCGCGTAGCGAACTATCCGTTCATTCATGATGACTTGGCGCGCTTGAAGCTGTTACCCGAATTTGAGATCTACCGACACAAGCTGTTTGGTTTAACCATTGATGCGGAAAGGTTGACTGAAATTCGAGAGAACCGTTTAGCCGGCAGTGAGTATGCGAGTGACTCGCAATGCTTGTATGAATTGCAAACGGTAGAGTCGATGTTTCGCCGAGAAGCGATACCTTACATCAACACGTCTTCGCTATCGGTTGAAGAAATTTCAACACGAATCTTGGAGCGAACAGGGTTGAGAAGGCGCTTGTTGTAG